One genomic window of Luteitalea pratensis includes the following:
- a CDS encoding DUF4926 domain-containing protein, producing the protein MTPNLLDVVVLNCDLPAHGLRRGDLGAVVDAPGPGAIVVEFVAASGRTQALVTLAPADVRAVADDDLVAVRSAAPKAS; encoded by the coding sequence GTGACGCCCAACCTCCTAGACGTTGTCGTGCTGAACTGCGATCTACCGGCGCATGGTCTGCGCCGTGGTGACCTCGGGGCGGTCGTGGATGCCCCGGGTCCAGGTGCGATCGTTGTCGAGTTCGTGGCTGCGTCGGGGCGGACTCAGGCGCTTGTGACTCTCGCCCCTGCGGATGTGCGCGCCGTCGCCGACGATGACCTGGTGGCCGTCCGGTCAGCCGCTCCCAAGGCGTCCTGA
- a CDS encoding DUF6883 domain-containing protein, producing MRLPNAERALIDRTKLEGYLLSTAHPIGRFKARFFAALGFTADHWEVLEEALREQHLHQDAEAGVQDEQGQRFSIRAILRGPTGASEMMVSVWFMRTGEDHARFVTAYPGETK from the coding sequence GTGCGTCTTCCGAATGCTGAGCGGGCACTCATCGACCGCACCAAGCTGGAGGGCTACCTCCTGTCGACGGCGCACCCGATCGGACGCTTCAAGGCTCGGTTCTTCGCTGCGCTCGGCTTTACGGCAGACCACTGGGAGGTCCTCGAAGAGGCCTTGCGGGAACAGCACCTGCACCAAGATGCGGAGGCCGGCGTGCAGGACGAGCAGGGTCAGCGCTTCAGCATCCGCGCTATCCTACGGGGACCGACAGGTGCGTCCGAGATGATGGTCAGTGTGTGGTTCATGCGGACAGGCGAGGACCACGCACGGTTCGTGACGGCATATCCCGGAGAGACGAAGTGA